AACTCGGCGCGGCGCTGCGCGAAGTAATCGCGCGCATCGGGAGCCAGCTGCCCCAGTTCCTCGGTCACCGTGTCGGCGACACCGGTCACCGCTTCCGGGTTGTACCAGGCGTGCGGGTTGTTCGAGTGTTCGTGGGCATGGCCGCCGTCCCCGTCACCGTGGTCATGATCGTCATCGCCGGTTCCGACGGCAGAGACGACGACGGCATTCGGTGCGGTGCTCTGCGCCAGCTTGGCCGCCCACTCGTCGTAGTGCCCTCCGTTGATCACCACCAACTGCGCGCCCTGGAACTTGGCCGCATCCGCAGGCGACGGCTCGAAGTCGTGCGGGTCGACCGACGAGCCGGCCAGCACCGTGGTCACCTTCGCGCAGTCTCCGCCCAGTGCGGACACGATGTCGCCCCACTGGTCGACGCTGACGACCACGTTGACCGGTGTGGTCACGCAGTTCCCTGCGGACTCGGCCGGTTGGGCCTCATCGGCGCCGCAGGCGGCGAGGGCGAACGGTGTGGCCAGCAGCAACGCGGTGGCCGCGGCACGGAGATTCAGGGGCAGGAGCACGGCGATAACGATAACCGTTTGCATTAGCGGATGCACGTCCGGATGATGATTTATTGAAAATCGTTTTCATTAAGGAGTGTCCCGATGTCCGACCTGCTGCCCGTAACCGTCCTGTCCGGCTTCCTCGGCGCCGGCAAGACCACTCTCTTGAACCACATCCTGGCCAACCGGGACGGCAGACGAGTGGCGGTGATCGTCAACGACATGAGCGAGATCAACATCGACGCGGCGCTCATCGCGGGGCAAGGGCACCTCGATCGCACCGAGGAGAAGCTCGTCGAGCTGACCAACGGCTGCATCTGCTGCACCCTGCGCGAGGACCTGGTGGAGGCGGTCGGCGCGCTGGCTCGGCAGAACCGGTTCGACCAGTTGGTGATCGAGTCGACAGGCATCTCCGAGCCCATGCCGGTCGCCGCGACATTCAGCTGGGAATTCGAGGACGGCTTCAGCCTGGGCGACCTGGCCCGGTTGGACACGCTGGTCACCGTCGTCGACGCGTCGACGTTTCTGACCGAGTTGGCCCGGGGCGAAGCGCTGGCCGAGCGGGATCTGGCCGCCGGCGAGGGGGATGCCCGCAGCATCGCCGACCTGCTCACCGATCAGGTGGAGTTCGCCGACGTCATCCTGCTCAACAAGACCGACCTGGTGAGCCCGGCGACCCTCGACACCGTCCAAACACTGCTACGCAGACTGAATCCGACCGCCAAGCTGATCCGGACCGACCACGGCGTCGTCGACATCGGCGAGGTGCTGGGCACCGGACTGTTCGACCCGGAAGCCGCCGCCCAGACCCCGGGCTGGGACGAGGAGATCGCCGACGGACACACACCCGAGACCGAGGAGTACGGCATCAGCTCGATGACCTTCCGCTCCGACCGGCCGTTTCACCCCCAGCGCCTCGGCGACGCGCTCGGTCAGGTGACAAGGGTGTTGCGCAGCAAGGGATTCTGCTGGATCGCCAGCCGCCCGACGATCGCCGCCATCTGGTCCCAGGCCGGCCCGAACCTGGTGATCGAGCCGGCTCAGTACTGGTCGGGCACAGAGATCGCACCGGGTCAGGAGATCGTGTTCATCGGGATCAAGCTCGATCGGGAGGCAATCGACGCACTTCTGCGCTCAGCCCTGCTGACGGATACCGAACTGGCCGAGGGCGAGCCGGCGTGGATGGGCTATCCCGATCCGCTACCGGCGTGGAACGTCACGCACTCGCATTGAGCGGCTTGACGCCGAAAGGCCACTTATGACACGCAATTTGGTCATACGCGTGTCATAAGTGGCCACCCGACCACGACACTCAGTGCTCGTGGCCCACGGTTCCGCTGAGCTCATTGGGCGCCTGATCGAGCGTCACCGACGCGCCTTTCTCGCCGGATTCGACATCGACGGCGTGAATCTGCCTGGTGGCCGGGTCGGTGACGAAGACGTCGTGGCCGCGGGCGAACACGCTCGGCCGGGGCTGCTGCCAGTCCTCGGGTTCGGTCCACGGCGCGACCACCGCGATCGTCTTGAGGGTGCGCCCAGATGCCGGATCGATGACGTGGAGATTGCCGTCCGTACCGAGGATGAGGCCTTCGGCGTGCGGCCCCCGCGCCAGCGACCGGAACGAGTAGCTGACCGCCTGCGGGAGCGACACCAGACGCAGTTGGTCGGTTGCGGTGTCGACGAGGGCGAACCGGTTGGGCCGCTCCAGCTCGGCATCGGGGTCGACCTTGTAGTCGCCCAGCGCCACCGGTGAGTCCTGGTGCCCGCGAACGGTTCCCACCCGGCCGTATTGGTCCGGGGCGGCGACCTTGGTGAAGGCGCCGTCGGAGAAGGTCAACGCGCCGTTCTCACAGCCGAAAACCAAAGTGGAGGCCTCCACGACCGTTTCTCCGTGTATGCCGGGGCACTCGGCACTGCGAGCGATCTCCCGATCCGAGGCGTCGAATGCGACTGCGCCGCTGCGCTCGTCGGAATTGCCTTCGCTGCGTACCCAGCTCCCGTCATCGAGAACCACGGCGACGCCGTGATGCGGCTGCGGTGCCTTCATACCTCGCATCCGCGGTACAGAGGCCGCGAGCTCGTGTGGGTCGAGCACGGTGATCTCACCGGAGCCGTCGGCGAACAGCACGGTGTGCTCGCCGTGGGCGACAACGTGACCGGGCTCGTCGGCCATGAAGGTGGTGTCGGTCAGCTCACCGGCCGACGCGTCGAGCAGGCGGAAACCCTGATCGGTGGTCACCATCACATGCGTGTCGTCACCGGCGGGGTTGACCCGCAGGAATCCCTCCAGCGGCACGTCGGCTTTGACCTGCAAGGTGTTGCCGTCCAACACATACAACCCACCGTCATAGGTGACCACCAGCGGATCGGGTATCGGCTCCCGCGCCGCCGGCGGCGTCTCGCCACCCCCACAACCGGTCAGCGCCACCGCGAGCGCACTGACCAGCAGGACCTTCATGGACTTCGGCATTCGTTCTCCTTCTTGCATGTTGGGGAATCACCAGCCCGCGGCTGCCAGGTGATCCGGGGTGACTTCCGTGCGGTGCGTGCGCACCACCCGCAAGCCGTCCGCGTAGTCGATTTCGTGCACTGCCCTTGCCGTTGAGTCGTTGACGTAGGCCCGCCCGGCACCCACCTCGATCACCGGCGTGCCGACCGGAGCGGCGAGCAGGGCGATGCGGCCGATGTTCGCACCTGCCGCCACATCGAGCGCGTGCAGGACGCCGTCTCGGGTCAGGGCCAGCACGGTGGTGGCATCGGCGGTGTTCACGGCGACCACGCCGGGAAGCCGCATCGATGCCCAGCGGCGGCCGTTGAGCAGCCACACCTCGTCACCGGCCACCGCGGCCACGGAGTTACCGGTCCTGCGGTATCCGAAGGGACCCAACGGCATTGAGGGCCGAGATGCTCCGAACGGGATATCTTCGGCCACGAGTGCCCCGCCGCGCCGGGAGATCCGCAGTGCGCCGTCGCGACACCCGAGCACCGCTGTCCGGCGCAATACCGCCGCACCGGTGACCTCGGGGCAGTGTCCGAGGACCGTGGCCTGCCCGGCGCCGTGCCTGACCAGTCCGGGCTCGGTCACCGTCAACAAGTCCTTGCCGAATGCCACTGCGGCCCTTGCATGGTCCGCTCCCGGCACGGTCGCCGCGGACGGGTCCTCGCGGGGGAAGGCCTCCCGGTTCAGCGATTCGACCGCGCCGTCTCCGCGGAGCACGACGGTCGACGCCCCATCGCCGCGCACCGCGGCCACCCGGCCGTCGATCCGGCCCACCACCGCCGGCGGCACGACGTAGTAATGCGAGTGATCGCCGTGGTCATACGTCCACGCCCCGCCGTCGAGGATCGTCAGGCCGGCCTCCTCGCGCAGGTAGGCATATCGGCCGTCGCCACTCACGGCGTCGACACGACCGAACCGTCCGAGACCGGTCTCGGCCGCATCGGCGACGTCGAACACCGCAGCCGCACCCGTCTGGCGCTCCACCAGGACCAGGCGCGTCACGGGCCGCCCGGATTCCCGAGGCGCCGCCGACGGCCGGGGATCGGGGGTCGCCGAGCAACCGGCCGACAACACACCGACGAGCGCTATCGCCCGGGCCCAGTTCAGCACCCCAAACTCTTATCATTAATGACATTCATTTTCAATAAGGTCGGTGTCCGGCGCCCCCGAGGGCCCACATAAGCTCGGTCCGTGTCTGAGCACGCCTTCAACCCCGACGAGCGCCGCGCCGTCTACCGGGCCATCGCCGAACGTCGCGACATGCGCCGATTCGTCCCCGGCAGCACAGTGCCGCCAGAGGTCCTCGGCCGGCTGCTGCAGGCCGCCCACGCGGCGCCGAGCGTCGGCCTGATGCAGCCGTGGCGGTTCATCCGGATCACCGACGACGCGCTGCGCGGCAAGATCCACGCCCTGGTCGACCAGGAGCGCATCCACACCGCCGACGCGCTCGGGGTTCGCGGCGACGAGTTCCTGGCCCTGAAGGTGGAAGGCATCCTCAACTGCGCCGAACTGTTCGTCGTCGCCCTGGGCGAGAACCGCGACCGGCACATCTTCGGCCGCCGCACCCTCCCGCAGATGGACCTGGCCTCGGTGTCCTGCGCCATCCAGAACATGTGGCTGGCCGCGCGCGCCGAAGGGCTCGGCATGGGTTGGGTGTCGATCTTCCAGCCGGCGCCGCTCGCCGAGCTGATGGGCATGCCCGACGATGCCGAGCCCGTGGCGATCCTGTGCCTGGGTCCGGTTCCCGAGTTCCCGGACCGGCCGGTGCTGGAGATCGAGCACTGGACCGTCGGTCGCCCGCTGCCCGAATTCGTGGCGGAGAACGAGTGGCCGGCGGAGGCATCGCCTTAGGCTGGTCGGGTGGCCGCCTCCGTGGATCTCAATGCCGACCTCGGTGAGAGCTTCGGCGCGTGGAAGCTCGGTGACGACGAGGCCATGCTCAGGCTGGTCACCAGCGCCAATGTGGCCTGCGGCTTCCACGCCGGGGACCCGGCACTGCTGCTGCGCACCTGCCGCGAGGCCGCGGCAGGGGGCGTACGCGTCGGCGCCCAGGTGAGCTACCGGGATCTGGCCGGTTTCGGCAGACGCTTCATCGACGTCACCCCCGAGGATCTGACCGCCGACGTGATCTACCAGATCGGCGCCCTGCAGGGGATCGCCCAAGCCGCGGGCACCGCGGTGAGCTACGTGAAACCCCATGGCGCGCTGTACAACACAATCGTCGGCCATCCCGAGCAGGCCGCCGCCGTCGCAGCCGCGGTAGCGGCCGTGGACGCCGGGCTGCCCGTGCTCGGCCTGTCCGGTTCCGTGTTCTTCGAAGAGGCGGCGCGGCGCGGGCTGCGCACCGTGGCCGAGGCCTTCGCGGACCGCGCCTACCAGGCCAACGGCACGCTGGTGTCCCGCCGCGAACCCGGCGCCGTGCTGCACGACGCTTCCGAGATCGCCGAGCGGGTGGCAGGCATGGTGATGGCGGGACAGGTCACCGCGGTGGACGGATCCGTCATTCCGGTGACAGTGGAATCGGTTTGCGTACACGGAGATTCGCCGGGCGCGGTGGAGATCGCGACGGCGGTGCGCGACCGCCTGGTCGCCGAGGGGATCGCGCCGAGCCCCTTCTGCTGACAGGTTCGCCTGGCATGATGGCCGCGTGGTGGCAAACCCGGCGGTGAGGCGTTGGCGGCCGAGTTCCATGCAAGTGCTGGTGGTCGGTGTCATTGCGTTGGCCTTGGCCGGCACCACGCTGCAGGCCTTCGTCGAGAACACCCCCGACGTGGCGACAGCGGCCACCGTGTTCTGCGGTGTGTTCGTCCAGGCCCTGCCCTTTCTGGCACTCGGCGTGGTGATCAGCGGGCTGATCGCGGTCTTCGTCACGCCCGACCGGCTCGCCCGCTGGCTGCCGAGACGCCGGGGCGTGGCGATCCTGGCCGCCGGTGTGGGCGGTGCGGCGCTACCCGGCTGTGAATGCGGTTCGGTGCCGGTGGCACGCAGGCTGTTCGGCGACGATGCCGAGGACGGCACCGTGGGGGCAGCCGCATTGACCTTCATGCTCGCGGCACCGGCCATCAATCCCGTCGTGCTGGTGGCGACCGCCGTCGCGTTCCCCGGCCATCCGCAGATGGTCGCCGCCCGCTGCGCCGCGTCACTGTTCACCGCGCTGATCATGGGAGCGCTCTGGGCCCGGTTCGGCAGCCCCGAGTGGATCACCCGCCGCCTGCCCAAGCCGCATCACGACGAAGGTTCGCGGTGGTCAGTGTTCACCGAAGCCGCCCGCCACGACTTCCTCTCGGCGGCCTCATATCTGGTCGTCGGCGCCGCCGCCGCGGCCGCCCTGCACGTACTGGTTCCACCCTGGGTGTACGAACATCTGGCGGGGCAGCTCGTACTCGGAGTGCTCGTCATGGCGATGCTCGCTGTGGTGCTGGCGTTGTGTTCGGAAGCGGATGCGTTCGTCGCGGCCAGCCTGACCATGCTGCCGCTGCTGCCCCGGTTGGTGTTCCTGGTGGTCGGACCAGCCGTCGACATCAAGCTGTTCGCGATGCAGGCCGGAATGTTCGGCCGCGCGTTCGCCGTCCGGTTCGCCCCCGCCACGTTCGTGGTCGCGACACTGGTGGCGACCGCCGTCGGCCTGCTGATCCTGGGGCCGCAGTGAGCCGCGAGACCGAGAACGCGCTGCTGCTGCTGATCGGGGTCAGCACCGCGCTCATCACCATCAGCGGTGCCTACACCCGCTACGTCAAACCGGGCCTGCTGCCCTACCTCGCCGCGACCGCGATCTTGCTCATCGCGCTGGCCCTCGCCGCGATCGTGCGCGACATCCGACACGGCCGCCGCGAGGACGGACCGGACGAAGCTCACGACCATCCGCACTCCCCCGGCATCGCGTGGCTCCTGCTCATCCCGATCGCACTGCTGGCGTTCGTGGTGCCTCCGGCGATTCGTCCCGATGCCGCGTCAGTGACCGAGGTGTCGACCGATGTGCTGCGCCGGCCGTTTCCGCCGCTGCCCGACGGCCCGGCTCCGGAGATCTCGCTGCCCCAAGCGCTGATTCGCGTGGCCCAGGACTCCGCGGGCACCCTGGACAACCGCACGATCACCGTCACCGGGTTCACCATGCGCGACGGTGACCGCAGCGACCTGGCTCGGGTGGTGATCATCTGCTGCGCGGCCGACGCTCAGCTGGCCCGCATTCGCCTCTCCGGGCCTGCGGCGGCCCAGGTGGCCGGCTATCCGGACAACACCTGGATCAAGGTGGTGGGCACGATCCCGGCGGGACAGAGCGATTCGAGCCGGCGCTCCATTCCGACGATGACAGCCCTGAGCGTGACCCGCACCGAACCCCCGGCACGTCCGTACGCCTACTGACGCGTGAGCCCGCAATCACCGCATTTCGATCCGCCGGGGACCCGGTAGTACAGGCAACAGCTGCGCCGGCGGAACGTGAGGCCGCGCAGGTAGCCGGTGCCGACCAGGTCCCCGGTCGCCAACAGCGATTCGGTGAGATCGCGGGCGTCGTCGGCCAACTCCGGTCGCACCCTGGCGAGCTCATGGGCCGCCGCCACCAGAGCGGCAGCGGCGTTGCCGTACAGCAACCGTGGTGCCATCTTGACCCGCAAGCCGGCGGCCAGCGGCTCGAGGTGCTCGGTGATCACGCTCCGGTACAACCGCTGTGGCAGTGGGCCGTCGACGGGTGTGCCCACCGGGACCGGTAACCGGAGTTCGGTACTGGTGGCATGGCGTTGCAGATCCGCGAGGTCGGGCAGCACGCCGTATCGCAGGGCACATGCCAGCAGCGGTGACCACAACCGCGAGGCATGACTGAACTGGACCAGAGACGCGCCGATGCGCAGATCCGTGGTGCGGTTTCGCGCGGCGGTCGCGTCGACGAGGTCGGCGCAGCCCTGCTCGTAACAGCGTTGCACCGGAACCCAGTCAGTCGGATCGCCACCGAAGGCGATCGCGAAGAAGCCTCCGTACAAGGCGATCTCGCGCAGTTGCGGGTCGATGTTCATCGCCTCGCCACCACCTTGGCAGGAACGGTGACCTGCGGGCTTCCGGTATCGGGGTCAGAGGTGATCCGCGCCTCGACCCCGTACACCTCGGCCAGCAAGCGCTCGGTCAGGACGTCGGCCGGCGCCCCGACCGCGACCAGCCCGCCGTCGGCAAGGACGCAGATCCGATCGCAGTAGGCCGCAGCGAGATTCAGGTCGTGCAACGCCGCGACCACGGTGGCACCGGTCTCCCGCAGCAGCTGCAGGGCCTCGTGTTGATGACGCAGATCGAGATGGTTGGTGGGCTCGTCGAGCACGATCACGTCGGTCCGCTGCGCCAGCGCCCGGGCGATCAGCACGCGTTGCTTCTGCCCTCCCGACAGCCTGCCGTAGCCGGTCCCGCTCAGCTCGGCGATGTCCAGCGCCGTCAACGCCGCGTCGATGATCTCCCGGTCTTCGACGTTGTCGGCCTCGAAGGACCGCTTGTAGGGGGTGCGCCCCATCGCCACCATGTCGAACACGGTGAGCTCGAAATCACCGGTGGCTTCCTGTAATACCGCCGCGACCCGGCGTGCGGCCCGCTTACCCGGCAGCTTCCACACGTCGATGCCGTCGACCAGGACCTGCCCGGTACTCGGCCGCTGCGCCCGGTACAACGTGCGCAGCAGCGTGGTCTTGCCCGCGCCGTTGGGACCCACGACGGCCAGCATCTCACCCGGGACGACCGACAACGACACGTCGGCGATCAACGGTCTGCCGCGCAGCGACACCGAGACCGCATCGAATTCCACGGCCGCCGTCACGTCACGGCCTTTCGCCGCATCAACCACAGGAAGAACGGCCCGCCGGCGAGCGCGGTCAGGATCCCCACCGGCAGCTCCTCCGGCGCGGCCACGGTCCGGGCCACGATGTCGCACACCACCAGGAACGCCGCGCCCAGCAAGGCCGCGGCGGGCAGCGCCCGGCGATGATCGGCACCGACCAGCAGGCGCACCACGTGCGGCATGATCAGTCCGACGAACCCGATGGTGCCGCTGACCGCGACCATGGCCCCGACCATCAGCGCCACGACGACGAACATCCCGGCCCGGAACCGGTGCACATCCAGCCCGAGTGAAGCGGCAGCCTCCTCCCCGGTGTAGAGCAGGTTCAGCGACCGGGTGAAAGCCAGCAGCACCACCACACCGACGAGGACCGCCACCGCGGGCACCCAGACCATGCGCCAGGTGGCACCGCCCAGGCCGCCGAGCATCCACCGCACGGCGGCCTGCGTCTTGTGCGGATCGTCGGAGGTGACGATGAGCAGACTGGCCACCGCGGACAGCACTTCGGCCACCGCGACGCCGGCCAGGATCAACCGCGCCGTCGTCATCCGCCCACCCGAGCGGGCCAGGAAGTACACCGCGACGAGGGCGAGGAAGGCTCCGAGGAAGGCCGCCAGCGGCACGGTGACCACCTGAAGCGCACCGGCGCCGAACACCAGGATCACCACGGCCCCGACCGATGCCCCGGAGGAGACACCCAGCAGCATCGGATCGGCGAGCGGGTTGCGCACCACTGCCTGCAGCGCCATCCCGCATGCCGCCAGGCCGGCGCCCACCACGGCGCCCAGCACGACGCGGGGCAGCCGGGCGTCGAGCACGATGGATTCCCTTACCGCAGGCCAACTCTGCTCGACCAGGCCCGGGTGGACAGCGTGTATCACGATGGCCCACACCTGGCCCGGCGGGATCGACACCGAACCGATTGCCACCCCGGCGGTCATCGCCGCGAGCAACAGCCCGGCCAGCGCGGCGAGGGTGAACCGGTAGGGCATCACACGAACCGGTCCGGGTGCAGCTGCCGGGCCAGCGCGTCCACCGCCCGGCCCACCCGCACGCCGACCACCACCGAGGACAACGGGAGCACCGCGAACCGCTGCTGAGCGACTGCCGGAACATGCTGCAGCAGAGGATGTTCGGTCAGGAACCGCTTTTTCTCGGCGACCGGCTGGTCTCCGTAGTCATAGATCACGATGACCTCGGGCTCCCGCTCGGCGAACTGCTCGAAGGACACGTCGCCCCACACCTTGGGGACATCGGCGAACACGTTGACCCCGCCGGCGGCCTCGATCATCAGGTTGCCTATGCCCTTGCCGCCCGAAGTGAACACGGTCGCCTCGCCGCTGTCGTAGACCGCGACCCGTAACGGCTGGACCCCGCGCAGCCTGTCCGCCGAATCCGCGAGTTCACGGTGCAGCTTCTCGATCTGCTGTCCGGCCCGGTCCGCGACCCCGAATATCGTTCCGATGTTGCGGATTTCGTCATCCACGGTGGACATCGTGACCGGCTCGGGCCGGCAATCCTCGATGTTGAGGTAGGTGTGCACTCCGGCATCGGCCAGGCGTTGCCTGCTGCGGCCCTCTTTCTCGTCGAACGCGCTGTCCCAGCCGCCGTACACGAAATCAGGTTCGACGGCCAGTAACGATTCGTAGGACGGGTATTCCTTGGCCAGCACGGGAACGGCGTCGTAGGCGGCCCGGTACTCGGGCAGGATCTGGTCGTCGAGGTAGGACGTGCCGACCATGGATCTTTCGAGTCCCAGCGCCAGCAGCGTCTCGATCGCGTGCTGGTTGAGTGCGACCGCGCGGGCGGGCGGGCGGTCATAGGTGCTGCTGACGCCGCAATTGTCCACGGTGACCGGGAATCCCGGTGGAGCGTCGCCCTCGGTCTCGGGCGTCGCGGTCGAGGCGCACCCCGAGACCAGTAGCGCCGACGCGAGTCCGGCGATCAGCCAACGAGCAGCCATGGGCGTACCCATCCTCTCCGGGGAGATCCGCCCCAGTACGTGCGAGGTGGCGACTGCGGTGCGTATCTGGCTCTCGACTCCTCAGCGGAGGCTGATCGGTCGATCACAGTGGCGGGACCGCGCCGGATTCACACCGGCTTCCACGATCCGCAGTCGCCCTATCGCCTCGAATGGTAGGTCAAGCGGGGCCGACCACCGGCAGCAGCGCCATCTCCCTGGCGTTCTTGATCGCCGTGGCGACCTGCCGCTGCTGCTGAGGAGTGAGCCCGGTGATACGCCGGGACCGGATCTTGCCCCGCTCACTGATGAAGGTGCGCAGCAGGTGGACCTCCTTGTAGTCGACCTGCGTCACCCCGAGGGCGGTCAACTGATTACGCCTCGGCTTCTTGAGGTCGGTGACCGGTGGGCGCTTCTTGGTGTTCTTCCGGGAATTCGCCGCCATCACCAACTCGACTTCCGCACACCCGGCAGCTCACCGCGGTGCGCCATCTCGCGCACCCGCACCCGCGACAGCCCGAACTTGCGCAGGTGCCCGCGCGGGCGGCCGTCGACCGAGTCTCGGTTGCGCAGCCGCACCGGACTCGAATCACGCGGCAGCCGTTGCAGTGCCGAGACCGCCGCGGCGCGCTGCTCCCGCGTGCTGGCCGGATTGCGGATTGCCTCCTTGAGTTCGGCCCGTCGTTCGGCGTAGCGCTCGACGAGTTTGCGGCGCTGCTCGTTCTTGACGATCTTGGATCGCTTGGCCATCAGCGCTCCTCGCGGAAGTCGACGTGGCGGCGGACGATCGGGTCGTACTTGCGCAGCACGATCCGGTCCGGGTCGTTGCGGCGGTTCTTGCGGGTGACGTAGGTGTACCCCGTCCCCGCGGTCGATCGCAGTTTCACGATCGGCCGGATATCAGTGCTGGCCATCAGATCTTCTCCCCTGCGCTACGCAGCCGCGCCACCACGGCCTCGATGCCGTCGCGGTCGATCACCTTGATTCCCTTGGCGCTGACCCGAAGCCGGATCCGGCGTCCCTCTCCGGGCAGGTAGTAGGTCTTCGTCTGGATGTTGGGGTTCCAACGGCGGCGACTGCGCTTGTGCGAGTGCGACACCGTGTTGCCGAACCCGGGCGAGCGCCCGGTGACTTGGCAGTGGGCAGACATGGGTCTCCTTCGGATGGGGTAGCCTCACGATAATGATAATCGTTTTCAACAACAACCCGATCGGGAGGTGCGGTGCGAACCCCTGTGGTGCTGATCGCCGGTCAAGGTGACAGCGACGGTGTAGCGGAAGAACTGGGCCGCAGGCCGGGAACGGTGCTGGTGCGCCACACCTTCGACGGTCAGGTGGTGCTGCGGACCGTGGCCGACGGCGGCGGGACATCCGACCTCGCCCTGGAGCTGGCCCACGGATGCGTGTCCTGCACGGTCCGCGACGACCTGCTGATCCTGTTGCGGCGCCTGCACCGGCGCAGCGACGTGGAGCGCATCGTCGTGCAGTTGATGCCCTGGCTGGAGGCCGAGCCCGTGTGCTGGGCGATCAACACCATCCGGGTCCACGTCGGCCCGGGTTATCTCGACGGGCCTGCAGCCCGCGACGTCGAGATCGAGGCGGTGATCGCAAGCCTGGACGCGAGCGTCTGGCTGCAACAGTCCGTCGGCGACGAGGAACTGCCCGACGGACGCACCGTCGCCCAGGTGGTCGTCGGGCAGGCCGAGTTCGCCGACATGCTGGTGCTCAACGAGCCCGACGCCACCACACTCGCCGTGCTGCGCCGGCTCG
Above is a window of Mycolicibacterium boenickei DNA encoding:
- a CDS encoding LamB/YcsF family protein, translating into MAASVDLNADLGESFGAWKLGDDEAMLRLVTSANVACGFHAGDPALLLRTCREAAAGGVRVGAQVSYRDLAGFGRRFIDVTPEDLTADVIYQIGALQGIAQAAGTAVSYVKPHGALYNTIVGHPEQAAAVAAAVAAVDAGLPVLGLSGSVFFEEAARRGLRTVAEAFADRAYQANGTLVSRREPGAVLHDASEIAERVAGMVMAGQVTAVDGSVIPVTVESVCVHGDSPGAVEIATAVRDRLVAEGIAPSPFC
- a CDS encoding GTP-binding protein, which encodes MSDLLPVTVLSGFLGAGKTTLLNHILANRDGRRVAVIVNDMSEINIDAALIAGQGHLDRTEEKLVELTNGCICCTLREDLVEAVGALARQNRFDQLVIESTGISEPMPVAATFSWEFEDGFSLGDLARLDTLVTVVDASTFLTELARGEALAERDLAAGEGDARSIADLLTDQVEFADVILLNKTDLVSPATLDTVQTLLRRLNPTAKLIRTDHGVVDIGEVLGTGLFDPEAAAQTPGWDEEIADGHTPETEEYGISSMTFRSDRPFHPQRLGDALGQVTRVLRSKGFCWIASRPTIAAIWSQAGPNLVIEPAQYWSGTEIAPGQEIVFIGIKLDREAIDALLRSALLTDTELAEGEPAWMGYPDPLPAWNVTHSH
- a CDS encoding permease, which produces MQVLVVGVIALALAGTTLQAFVENTPDVATAATVFCGVFVQALPFLALGVVISGLIAVFVTPDRLARWLPRRRGVAILAAGVGGAALPGCECGSVPVARRLFGDDAEDGTVGAAALTFMLAAPAINPVVLVATAVAFPGHPQMVAARCAASLFTALIMGALWARFGSPEWITRRLPKPHHDEGSRWSVFTEAARHDFLSAASYLVVGAAAAAALHVLVPPWVYEHLAGQLVLGVLVMAMLAVVLALCSEADAFVAASLTMLPLLPRLVFLVVGPAVDIKLFAMQAGMFGRAFAVRFAPATFVVATLVATAVGLLILGPQ
- a CDS encoding ABC transporter ATP-binding protein → MTAAVEFDAVSVSLRGRPLIADVSLSVVPGEMLAVVGPNGAGKTTLLRTLYRAQRPSTGQVLVDGIDVWKLPGKRAARRVAAVLQEATGDFELTVFDMVAMGRTPYKRSFEADNVEDREIIDAALTALDIAELSGTGYGRLSGGQKQRVLIARALAQRTDVIVLDEPTNHLDLRHQHEALQLLRETGATVVAALHDLNLAAAYCDRICVLADGGLVAVGAPADVLTERLLAEVYGVEARITSDPDTGSPQVTVPAKVVARR
- the aztD gene encoding zinc metallochaperone AztD, with amino-acid sequence MPKSMKVLLVSALAVALTGCGGGETPPAAREPIPDPLVVTYDGGLYVLDGNTLQVKADVPLEGFLRVNPAGDDTHVMVTTDQGFRLLDASAGELTDTTFMADEPGHVVAHGEHTVLFADGSGEITVLDPHELAASVPRMRGMKAPQPHHGVAVVLDDGSWVRSEGNSDERSGAVAFDASDREIARSAECPGIHGETVVEASTLVFGCENGALTFSDGAFTKVAAPDQYGRVGTVRGHQDSPVALGDYKVDPDAELERPNRFALVDTATDQLRLVSLPQAVSYSFRSLARGPHAEGLILGTDGNLHVIDPASGRTLKTIAVVAPWTEPEDWQQPRPSVFARGHDVFVTDPATRQIHAVDVESGEKGASVTLDQAPNELSGTVGHEH
- a CDS encoding (2Fe-2S)-binding protein; the protein is MNIDPQLREIALYGGFFAIAFGGDPTDWVPVQRCYEQGCADLVDATAARNRTTDLRIGASLVQFSHASRLWSPLLACALRYGVLPDLADLQRHATSTELRLPVPVGTPVDGPLPQRLYRSVITEHLEPLAAGLRVKMAPRLLYGNAAAALVAAAHELARVRPELADDARDLTESLLATGDLVGTGYLRGLTFRRRSCCLYYRVPGGSKCGDCGLTRQ
- a CDS encoding metal ABC transporter solute-binding protein, Zn/Mn family, which codes for MQTVIVIAVLLPLNLRAAATALLLATPFALAACGADEAQPAESAGNCVTTPVNVVVSVDQWGDIVSALGGDCAKVTTVLAGSSVDPHDFEPSPADAAKFQGAQLVVINGGHYDEWAAKLAQSTAPNAVVVSAVGTGDDDHDHGDGDGGHAHEHSNNPHAWYNPEAVTGVADTVTEELGQLAPDARDYFAQRRAEFNTSMQPYQQLIADIKAKASGKRYAATEAVFDDMAAAVGLVNATPAGYQAAASNEADPSPADLDAFLRLLADHGADVLIYNTQTEGSLPKQIRAAAEGAGIPVVDVTETVAPGADSFEAWQVNQLTALAKALGIQV
- the bluB gene encoding 5,6-dimethylbenzimidazole synthase; the protein is MSEHAFNPDERRAVYRAIAERRDMRRFVPGSTVPPEVLGRLLQAAHAAPSVGLMQPWRFIRITDDALRGKIHALVDQERIHTADALGVRGDEFLALKVEGILNCAELFVVALGENRDRHIFGRRTLPQMDLASVSCAIQNMWLAARAEGLGMGWVSIFQPAPLAELMGMPDDAEPVAILCLGPVPEFPDRPVLEIEHWTVGRPLPEFVAENEWPAEASP
- a CDS encoding TIGR03943 family putative permease subunit, with product MSRETENALLLLIGVSTALITISGAYTRYVKPGLLPYLAATAILLIALALAAIVRDIRHGRREDGPDEAHDHPHSPGIAWLLLIPIALLAFVVPPAIRPDAASVTEVSTDVLRRPFPPLPDGPAPEISLPQALIRVAQDSAGTLDNRTITVTGFTMRDGDRSDLARVVIICCAADAQLARIRLSGPAAAQVAGYPDNTWIKVVGTIPAGQSDSSRRSIPTMTALSVTRTEPPARPYAY
- a CDS encoding FecCD family ABC transporter permease codes for the protein MPYRFTLAALAGLLLAAMTAGVAIGSVSIPPGQVWAIVIHAVHPGLVEQSWPAVRESIVLDARLPRVVLGAVVGAGLAACGMALQAVVRNPLADPMLLGVSSGASVGAVVILVFGAGALQVVTVPLAAFLGAFLALVAVYFLARSGGRMTTARLILAGVAVAEVLSAVASLLIVTSDDPHKTQAAVRWMLGGLGGATWRMVWVPAVAVLVGVVVLLAFTRSLNLLYTGEEAAASLGLDVHRFRAGMFVVVALMVGAMVAVSGTIGFVGLIMPHVVRLLVGADHRRALPAAALLGAAFLVVCDIVARTVAAPEELPVGILTALAGGPFFLWLMRRKAVT